GATATCCAAATAAGAAAGAGCTGGCTTTACAATTAAGAAATCTGCCCCTTCCATTACATCTGATTCTGCTTCACGGAATGCTTCCATACGGTTCGCTGGGTCCATTTGATATGTTTTACGATCACCAAATTGCGGTGCACCGTGCGCTGCGTCACGGAATGGTCCGTAAAATGCTGATGAATATTTCACAGCGTACGACATAACTGGTACATGTCCAAAACCATTTTCATCTAATGCATGGCGAATTGCTGTTACGAATCCGTCCATCATATTTGATGGTGCAATAATGTCCGCTCCTGCTTTCGCTTGACTTACAGCTGTTTTTGCAAGAACTGCAAGAGACTCGTCATTTAAAATAATACCATCTTCAATTACCCCGCAATGACCATGGCTTGTGAATTGACATAAACATGTATCCGCAACTACTACTAGGTCAGGGAATTCACCTTTAATTTGCTGAATTGCACGTTGCACAATTCCATGATCACAATATGCTGATGATCCAACTTCATCTTTTTCAGCAGGTAAACCGAATACAATAACAGAACGAATACCTAAATCAACAACTTCTTGCATTTCAGCTTGCAACAAATCTAAAGACATTTGATATACGCCTGGCATAGAAGGCACTTCATTACGAACATTTTCTCCTTCTAATACAAAAATAGGGTAAATAAAATCTTCCGTATGTAAAAACGTTTCACGCACAAGCGCACGCATATTACCACTTTGTCTTAAGCG
This Bacillus paramycoides DNA region includes the following protein-coding sequences:
- the hemB gene encoding porphobilinogen synthase translates to MNSLQFNRHRRLRQSGNMRALVRETFLHTEDFIYPIFVLEGENVRNEVPSMPGVYQMSLDLLQAEMQEVVDLGIRSVIVFGLPAEKDEVGSSAYCDHGIVQRAIQQIKGEFPDLVVVADTCLCQFTSHGHCGVIEDGIILNDESLAVLAKTAVSQAKAGADIIAPSNMMDGFVTAIRHALDENGFGHVPVMSYAVKYSSAFYGPFRDAAHGAPQFGDRKTYQMDPANRMEAFREAESDVMEGADFLIVKPALSYLDIVRDVKNNFNLPVVAYNVSGEYSMIKAAAQNGWINEKEVVLEKLISMKRAGADLIITYHAKDAARWLQEGGAK